A window from Pseudomonas campi encodes these proteins:
- a CDS encoding OmpA/MotB family protein, producing the protein MAVLHQLLPVRHSGAHRITIAGHTDNRPIRRLLYPSNWGLSSARTGSVVRYLEANGISSKRLSTLGHADTLPLASNQTAEGRAHNHQVELILEKAAPEACAKPRKAGGSPNT; encoded by the coding sequence ATGGCCGTGCTGCACCAACTGTTGCCCGTGCGGCACAGCGGCGCGCACCGCATCACCATCGCCGGGCACACCGACAACCGGCCCATTCGCCGCCTGCTCTATCCCTCCAACTGGGGACTCTCCAGTGCCCGGACCGGTAGCGTAGTGCGCTATCTGGAAGCCAACGGCATCTCCAGCAAGCGCCTCAGCACCCTGGGCCATGCGGACACCCTGCCGCTGGCCAGCAACCAGACCGCCGAAGGCCGCGCACACAATCACCAGGTGGAGCTGATACTGGAGAAAGCCGCTCCTGAGGCCTGTGCCAAACCGCGCAAAGCAGGCGGATCACCGAACACCTAG
- a CDS encoding TetR/AcrR family transcriptional regulator, translating to MPRSDPSADKILDCALHLADRCGWERLHLHEVAAELDSDLAAIARHYQQKDDLVEAWFDRADQALLTRAKAADLPGLSAEKRLEELLIAWLASLATHRAVTGQMLLYKLEPGHLHLQLGGLLRISRTVQWWREAALRQNLHLSRIAEESLLTAVYLRTFVHWLRHPAEGEAEVRALLRRQLRRPALRWLLRQP from the coding sequence ATGCCCCGTAGCGATCCATCCGCCGACAAGATTCTCGACTGCGCCCTGCACTTGGCCGACCGCTGCGGCTGGGAGCGCCTGCACCTGCATGAGGTCGCCGCCGAGCTGGACAGCGACCTGGCCGCTATCGCCCGCCACTACCAACAGAAGGACGACCTGGTCGAAGCCTGGTTCGATCGCGCCGACCAGGCCCTGCTGACTCGCGCCAAAGCTGCCGACCTGCCCGGTCTGAGCGCGGAAAAACGCCTGGAGGAACTGCTGATAGCCTGGCTGGCCAGCCTCGCCACGCACCGCGCGGTGACCGGGCAGATGCTGCTGTACAAGCTCGAGCCAGGGCATCTGCACCTGCAGCTCGGCGGCCTGCTGCGCATCAGCCGCACCGTGCAGTGGTGGCGTGAGGCCGCGCTGCGGCAGAACCTGCACCTCTCTCGTATCGCCGAAGAAAGCCTGCTGACTGCCGTCTACCTGCGCACCTTCGTGCACTGGCTGCGCCACCCCGCGGAGGGCGAGGCCGAAGTGCGCGCCCTGCTGCGTCGCCAGTTGCGCCGCCCGGCCTTGCGCTGGCTGTTACGACAGCCCTGA
- the uvrD gene encoding DNA helicase II → MQNDPARFDPELLLASLNDAQCQAVAAPLGRQLVLAGAGSGKTRVLVHRIAWLIQIVNASPYSILSVTFTNKAAAEMRQRIEQMLGLNPNGMWVGTFHGLAHRILRAHWQEAGLAENFQILDSDDQQRLVKRVIRELGLDEQRWPAKQAQWFINGQKDEGLRPKNIQAGGDLFLATMLKIYEAYEAACARTGVIDFAELLLRALDLWRDNPGLLAHYQQRFKHILVDEFQDTNAVQYAWLRFLAKGGESLMVVGDDDQSIYGWRGAKIENIQQYSSDFADAQMIRLEQNYRSTAGILKAANALIANNNGRLGKELWTDGDDGEPLCLYAAFNEHDEARYVVESIERALKTGLSRSEIAILYRSNAQSRVLEEALLREKIPYRIYGGQRFFERAEIKNAVAYLRLLDGRHNDAALERVINVPTRGVGEKTIEAIREHARHSDLSMWAAMQQLIANKALPGRAAGALAAFVELIENLAAKVLDMPLHLMAQTVIEQSGLIAWHKAEKGEKAQARVENLEELVSAARNFENNEEEEMTPLAAFLTHASLEAGDTQADEHEESIQLMTLHSAKGLEFPMVFLVGMEEGLFPHKMSLEEPGRLEEERRLAYVGVTRAMQHLVLTYAETRRLYGSETYNKVSRFVREIPPALIQEVRLSNSVSRPYGSGSSSSSATNSMSMFANAEVPDTGFRLGQHVRHALFGDGVILNFEGSGAQARVQVNFEAEGSKWLMLGYAKLEAL, encoded by the coding sequence ATGCAAAATGATCCCGCCCGTTTCGACCCAGAACTTCTTCTCGCTTCCCTCAACGATGCGCAGTGCCAGGCCGTGGCCGCCCCGCTCGGTCGCCAGCTGGTGCTGGCCGGCGCCGGCTCGGGCAAGACCCGCGTGCTGGTGCACCGCATCGCCTGGCTGATCCAGATCGTCAACGCCTCGCCCTACAGCATCCTGTCGGTGACCTTCACCAACAAGGCCGCGGCCGAGATGCGCCAGCGCATCGAGCAGATGCTGGGGCTCAACCCCAACGGCATGTGGGTCGGCACCTTCCACGGCCTGGCGCACCGCATCCTGCGTGCGCACTGGCAGGAAGCCGGGCTGGCCGAGAATTTCCAGATCCTCGATTCCGACGACCAGCAGCGCCTGGTCAAGCGGGTGATCCGCGAGCTGGGCCTGGATGAACAACGCTGGCCGGCCAAGCAGGCCCAGTGGTTCATCAACGGGCAGAAGGACGAAGGCCTGCGGCCGAAGAACATCCAGGCCGGCGGCGATCTGTTCCTCGCCACCATGCTGAAGATCTACGAGGCCTACGAAGCGGCCTGCGCGCGCACCGGGGTGATCGACTTCGCCGAGCTGCTGCTGCGCGCCCTCGACCTGTGGCGGGATAACCCGGGCCTGCTGGCGCATTACCAGCAGCGCTTCAAGCACATCCTGGTCGACGAGTTCCAGGACACCAACGCCGTGCAGTACGCCTGGCTGCGCTTCCTCGCCAAGGGCGGCGAGAGCTTGATGGTGGTGGGCGACGATGACCAGTCGATCTACGGCTGGCGCGGCGCCAAGATCGAGAACATCCAGCAGTACAGCAGCGACTTTGCCGACGCGCAGATGATCCGCCTGGAGCAGAACTACCGCTCCACCGCCGGCATCCTCAAGGCCGCCAACGCCCTGATCGCCAACAACAACGGCCGCCTGGGCAAGGAGCTGTGGACCGACGGCGACGACGGCGAGCCGCTGTGCCTGTATGCCGCCTTCAACGAACACGACGAAGCGCGCTACGTGGTGGAAAGCATCGAGCGGGCGCTGAAGACCGGCCTGTCGCGCAGCGAAATCGCCATCCTCTACCGCTCCAACGCCCAGTCACGGGTGCTCGAAGAAGCCCTGCTGCGCGAGAAGATTCCCTACCGCATCTACGGCGGCCAGCGCTTCTTCGAGCGCGCCGAGATCAAGAACGCGGTGGCCTACCTGCGCCTGCTTGACGGCCGGCACAACGACGCCGCGCTGGAGCGGGTGATCAACGTGCCGACCCGTGGCGTCGGCGAGAAGACCATCGAGGCGATCCGCGAGCACGCGCGCCACAGCGACTTGTCGATGTGGGCGGCGATGCAGCAGCTGATCGCCAACAAGGCCCTGCCCGGTCGCGCCGCCGGTGCCCTGGCCGCCTTCGTCGAGCTGATCGAGAATTTGGCCGCGAAAGTGCTGGATATGCCGCTGCACCTGATGGCGCAGACGGTCATCGAGCAGAGCGGGCTGATCGCCTGGCACAAGGCCGAGAAAGGCGAGAAAGCCCAGGCGCGGGTGGAAAACCTCGAGGAACTGGTCAGCGCCGCACGCAACTTCGAGAACAACGAGGAAGAGGAGATGACCCCGCTGGCGGCCTTCCTCACCCACGCCTCGCTTGAGGCCGGCGACACCCAGGCCGACGAGCACGAAGAAAGCATCCAGCTGATGACCCTGCACAGCGCCAAGGGCCTGGAATTCCCCATGGTCTTCCTGGTCGGCATGGAGGAAGGCCTGTTCCCGCACAAGATGAGCCTGGAGGAGCCTGGCCGTCTCGAGGAAGAGCGCCGCCTGGCCTATGTCGGCGTGACCCGCGCCATGCAGCACCTGGTGCTGACCTACGCCGAGACCCGCCGTCTGTACGGCAGCGAGACCTACAACAAGGTGTCGCGCTTCGTCCGCGAGATTCCGCCAGCGCTGATCCAGGAAGTGCGCCTGTCCAACAGCGTCAGCCGTCCCTACGGCAGCGGCAGTTCCAGCAGCAGCGCCACCAACAGCATGAGCATGTTCGCCAACGCCGAGGTGCCGGACACCGGCTTCCGCCTCGGCCAGCACGTGCGCCACGCGCTGTTCGGCGATGGGGTGATTCTCAATTTCGAAGGCAGCGGCGCCCAGGCGCGGGTGCAGGTCAACTTCGAGGCCGAAGGCAGCAAGTGGCTGATGCTCGGCTACGCCAAGCTGGAAGCGCTCTAG
- a CDS encoding FMN-binding negative transcriptional regulator yields MYIPKAFAVSELAELHGLIEHSGVATLVCQGEQGLQASHLPLLLVPGEGEFGTLYGHFARANPQWRALADGAEVLVVFQGAEAYVSPSFYPAKAEHGKVVPTWNYQAVHAHGRAAVFDERERLLALVSALSDKHEQRRARPWAVSDAPADYIDSMLRAIVGFALPISRIEGSFKLSQNKSAADFAGVRDGLAASAHEGERQLAARMAQLP; encoded by the coding sequence ATGTATATCCCCAAAGCGTTTGCCGTCAGCGAGCTGGCCGAATTGCACGGTTTGATCGAGCACAGTGGCGTGGCCACGCTGGTCTGCCAGGGCGAGCAGGGCCTGCAGGCCAGCCATCTGCCGCTGCTGCTGGTGCCCGGCGAAGGCGAGTTCGGCACCCTGTACGGTCACTTTGCCCGGGCCAACCCGCAATGGCGTGCCCTGGCTGACGGGGCCGAGGTGCTGGTGGTGTTCCAAGGCGCCGAGGCCTATGTCAGCCCGAGCTTCTACCCGGCCAAGGCCGAGCACGGCAAGGTGGTGCCGACCTGGAACTACCAGGCGGTGCATGCCCATGGCCGCGCCGCGGTGTTCGACGAGCGCGAGCGCTTGCTGGCGCTGGTCAGCGCGCTGAGCGACAAGCACGAGCAGCGCCGCGCACGGCCGTGGGCGGTGAGCGATGCGCCGGCCGACTATATCGACAGCATGCTGCGCGCCATCGTCGGCTTCGCCCTGCCGATCAGCCGCATCGAGGGCAGCTTCAAGCTCAGCCAGAACAAGAGCGCCGCCGACTTCGCCGGGGTGCGCGACGGCTTGGCCGCGTCGGCGCACGAGGGCGAGCGACAGCTGGCGGCGCGTATGGCGCAGCTGCCTTAG
- a CDS encoding Tim44 domain-containing protein: MQRFLSIALALCLGLTLSLDASAKRMGSGKSFGSAPTHQTRQADAPAAAPAGATGAAATAGRAAPAASGASRWLGPLAGIAAGGLLASMFMGDGFEGIQFLDILLLGLVAFVIFRLIASRRRAQAQPAMAGGMQRQMPQQAPVFGGSAAARPVINAPAWFDEQRFIAAGREHFLSLQQHWDAGEMDKIGEFVTPQMLSFLTEERASLGDGFQSTYIDDLDAQLDGIDELADKTVATLTFRGTAKTSRFDQGEAFSESWRMERANGENQPWLVAGIRQNG, from the coding sequence ATGCAGCGCTTTCTCAGCATCGCCCTGGCTCTGTGCCTGGGCCTGACTCTCAGCCTCGACGCCAGTGCCAAGCGCATGGGTAGCGGCAAGTCCTTCGGCTCCGCGCCGACCCACCAGACCCGCCAGGCCGATGCGCCAGCCGCCGCACCTGCGGGCGCCACCGGCGCTGCCGCCACTGCCGGGCGTGCCGCACCCGCCGCCAGCGGTGCTTCGCGCTGGCTCGGCCCGCTGGCCGGGATCGCCGCCGGTGGCCTGCTCGCCTCGATGTTCATGGGCGACGGCTTCGAAGGCATCCAGTTCCTCGACATCCTCCTGCTCGGCCTGGTCGCCTTCGTCATCTTCCGCCTGATCGCCTCGCGCCGTCGGGCCCAGGCGCAGCCGGCCATGGCTGGTGGCATGCAGCGGCAGATGCCGCAGCAGGCGCCGGTGTTCGGTGGCAGCGCAGCAGCCCGCCCGGTGATCAATGCGCCGGCCTGGTTCGACGAGCAGCGCTTCATCGCCGCCGGCCGTGAGCACTTCCTGTCCCTGCAGCAACACTGGGACGCCGGCGAGATGGACAAGATCGGCGAATTCGTCACCCCGCAGATGCTCAGCTTCCTCACGGAAGAGCGCGCCAGCCTGGGTGATGGCTTCCAGTCCACCTACATCGACGACCTCGACGCCCAGCTCGACGGTATCGACGAACTGGCCGACAAGACCGTCGCCACCCTGACCTTCCGTGGCACGGCCAAGACCTCGCGCTTCGACCAGGGCGAAGCGTTCAGCGAAAGCTGGCGCATGGAGCGGGCCAACGGCGAAAACCAGCCCTGGCTGGTCGCCGGTATCCGCCAGAACGGCTGA
- a CDS encoding putative bifunctional diguanylate cyclase/phosphodiesterase: MTTPVTPTAAPVSPLDSRAIRQQFATEIAVERTRLLYQGSQVPTLFMLLNGLACAALLWGGEQSLLLGGWLIWLVLLAVMRLIQMAAFNAALPSRQASPQWRCMFLLGAGLSGLTLAFAAVYLVPPDRFMLQALVYGLIAAAILSASVAYAVSRAAFLVFALPCLVPPIISLLLSDSSRQQGWGMLGLILLLSLGVVAWQVNRLVLRSLLQRFQNQVLISGLEHARESAEGLNQELAREVEQRRRAERELRKAHDELEIRVAQRTLELDDASHALGKSEARLGLALEASELGLWDWNLQTDEVHHSHLESIFGISQDEVKGVLSHLKPRLHPDDLPLLRRALVEHLKGRTDGYTVEYRVRHADGRWRWVEDRGRAVERDAQGQVLRMLGTRRDITGRKQREEQQRLAATVFEAASEGIVILDADYLLLSVNEAFSQVTGYRKEEVLGRSVATLISSRETRRHYHLIRQDLEQHGSWRGELVETRKNGELYPQWLQLNVVRDARGQVSHIVGFFSDLSSRRQTEERLRYLSHYDELTGLANRTLFRERLHEAGEASRQHGRGLALLHIDLDRFKLLNDSLGHEVADQLLRQMARRLTQAASEANTIARLSGDEFAILLDDYGSLSALARTASRLLGKLRTPMDVGGHELVISASIGISLLPDNAREISALISQANMAMQHAKHLGGNTFQFYTDNLQACTLERLQLENQLRKGIQEGQLEVFYQPKLCLADDSLNAAEALVRWRHPELGLVPPGDFIPLAEETGLIAPLGEFVLRQACRQAREWQAQGLVELRVSVNLSVHQLRQGNLVNLVRQVLDETDLAAHMLELELTESHLLDNVENVITTFQQLRDLGVKLAIDDFGTGYSSLSYLKRFPVDYVKIDQTFIRDLSVGGEDAAITRAIIAMAHSLDLKVVAEGVETQAQMDFLKAQRCDELQGFLISPPLPAEQFAELLRSHAEMG; this comes from the coding sequence ATGACCACCCCGGTAACACCCACGGCGGCGCCTGTGTCGCCGCTTGATTCGCGCGCCATTCGTCAGCAGTTCGCCACCGAGATAGCGGTCGAGCGAACCCGCCTGCTCTATCAAGGTTCCCAGGTTCCCACCCTGTTCATGCTGCTCAACGGCCTGGCGTGTGCCGCGTTGCTGTGGGGCGGGGAGCAGAGCCTGCTGCTCGGTGGCTGGCTGATCTGGCTGGTGCTGCTGGCGGTAATGCGGCTGATCCAGATGGCGGCCTTCAACGCGGCCCTGCCGTCGCGCCAGGCCAGCCCGCAGTGGCGGTGCATGTTTCTGCTGGGGGCCGGGCTGTCCGGGCTGACTCTGGCTTTTGCGGCGGTGTATCTGGTGCCGCCCGATCGCTTCATGCTGCAGGCGCTGGTCTATGGCCTGATCGCCGCCGCTATCTTGTCTGCCAGCGTGGCCTATGCGGTCAGCCGCGCAGCTTTTCTGGTATTTGCCCTGCCGTGCCTGGTGCCGCCCATCATTTCTCTGTTGCTCAGTGACAGCAGCCGCCAGCAAGGCTGGGGCATGCTCGGCCTGATCCTACTGCTGAGCCTCGGCGTGGTGGCCTGGCAGGTCAATCGCCTGGTCCTGCGCAGCCTGCTGCAGCGCTTCCAGAACCAGGTGCTGATCAGCGGCCTGGAACATGCGCGGGAAAGCGCCGAAGGGCTGAACCAGGAACTGGCGCGCGAGGTGGAACAGCGCCGCCGCGCCGAGCGCGAGCTGCGCAAGGCCCACGACGAGCTGGAAATCCGCGTGGCCCAGCGCACCCTGGAGCTGGACGATGCCAGCCATGCCCTGGGCAAGAGCGAAGCGCGCCTGGGCCTGGCCCTGGAGGCCAGCGAACTGGGCCTGTGGGACTGGAACCTGCAGACCGACGAGGTGCACCACAGTCACCTGGAAAGCATCTTCGGCATCAGTCAGGATGAGGTGAAAGGCGTGCTCAGCCACCTCAAACCGCGCCTGCACCCGGACGACCTGCCGTTGCTGCGCCGGGCCCTGGTCGAACACCTCAAGGGCCGCACCGACGGCTATACCGTTGAATACCGCGTGCGCCATGCCGATGGTCGCTGGCGCTGGGTCGAGGACCGCGGCCGTGCGGTGGAGCGCGATGCGCAGGGCCAGGTGCTGCGCATGCTCGGCACCCGCCGCGACATCACCGGGCGCAAGCAGCGCGAAGAACAGCAGCGCCTGGCGGCCACGGTATTCGAGGCGGCCAGCGAGGGCATCGTGATTCTCGATGCCGACTACCTGCTGCTGTCGGTCAACGAAGCCTTCAGCCAGGTCACCGGCTACCGCAAGGAAGAAGTGCTCGGGCGCAGCGTGGCGACCCTGATCAGCAGCCGCGAGACCCGCCGCCACTACCACCTGATCCGCCAGGACCTGGAGCAGCATGGCAGCTGGCGCGGCGAGCTGGTGGAGACGCGCAAGAACGGCGAGCTGTACCCGCAGTGGCTGCAGCTCAATGTGGTGCGCGATGCGCGCGGCCAGGTCAGCCATATCGTCGGTTTCTTCTCCGACCTGTCGTCGCGCCGGCAGACCGAGGAGCGCCTGCGCTACCTGTCGCACTACGACGAGCTGACCGGGCTGGCCAACCGCACGCTGTTCCGCGAGCGCCTGCACGAGGCGGGCGAAGCCTCGCGGCAGCATGGCCGCGGCCTGGCCCTGCTGCATATCGACCTGGACCGCTTCAAGCTGCTCAACGACAGCCTCGGCCATGAAGTCGCCGACCAGTTGCTGCGGCAGATGGCGCGGCGCCTGACCCAGGCGGCGTCGGAGGCCAACACCATTGCGCGGCTGTCCGGCGACGAATTCGCCATTCTCCTCGACGACTACGGCAGCCTCTCGGCCCTGGCGCGCACCGCCAGCCGCCTGCTCGGCAAGCTGCGCACGCCGATGGATGTCGGCGGTCACGAACTGGTGATCAGTGCCTCCATCGGCATCAGCCTGCTGCCGGACAACGCGCGGGAAATCTCCGCGCTGATCAGCCAGGCCAACATGGCCATGCAGCACGCCAAACACCTGGGCGGCAACACCTTCCAGTTCTACACCGACAACCTGCAGGCCTGCACCCTGGAGCGTCTGCAGCTGGAGAACCAGCTGCGCAAGGGCATCCAGGAAGGCCAGCTGGAAGTGTTCTACCAGCCCAAGCTGTGCCTGGCCGACGACAGCCTGAATGCCGCCGAAGCCCTGGTGCGCTGGCGCCACCCGGAGCTGGGCCTGGTGCCGCCGGGGGACTTCATCCCGCTGGCCGAGGAAACCGGGCTGATCGCCCCGCTCGGCGAGTTCGTCCTGCGTCAGGCCTGCCGCCAGGCCCGTGAATGGCAGGCGCAGGGGCTGGTCGAGCTGCGCGTGTCGGTCAACCTGTCGGTGCACCAGCTGCGCCAGGGCAACCTGGTCAACCTGGTGCGCCAGGTGCTCGACGAGACCGACCTGGCGGCCCATATGCTGGAGCTGGAACTGACCGAGAGCCACCTGCTGGACAACGTCGAGAACGTCATCACCACCTTCCAGCAGCTGCGCGACCTGGGCGTCAAACTGGCGATCGATGACTTCGGCACCGGCTATTCCTCGCTCAGCTACCTCAAGCGCTTCCCGGTGGACTACGTGAAGATCGACCAGACCTTCATCCGCGACCTGTCGGTGGGCGGTGAGGATGCGGCGATCACCCGCGCGATCATCGCCATGGCCCACAGCCTGGACCTGAAAGTGGTGGCCGAAGGGGTGGAAACCCAGGCGCAGATGGACTTCCTCAAGGCCCAGCGCTGCGACGAGCTGCAGGGCTTCCTGATCAGCCCGCCGCTGCCGGCCGAGCAGTTCGCCGAGCTGCTGCGCAGCCATGCCGAGATGGGCTGA
- the yegQ gene encoding tRNA 5-hydroxyuridine modification protein YegQ: MPTFAKPELLCPAGTLKAMRYAFAYGADAVYAGQPRYSLRVRNNEFDHANLAIGINEAHTQGKQFYVVVNIAPHNAKLKTFLKDLEPVVAMGPDALIMSDPGLIMLVREHFPQMPIHLSVQANAVNWASVEFWRRQGLSRVILSRELSLEEIGEIRQQVPGMQLEVFVHGALCMAYSGRCLLSGYINKRDPNQGSCTNACRWQYQAHEGEQNELGEIVRQCSPAAPTLGEGTSTERLFLLEDSSRPGELMEAFEDEHGTYIMNSKDLRAVQHVERLVQLGVHSLKIEGRTKSHYYVARTAQVYRQAIDDALAGRPFERALMDDLESLANRGYTEGFLRRHVHDEYQNYQRGNSFSERQQFVGELTGERRGERVEVKVKNRFSVGDRLQLMTPRGNHSFTLQALYTGTGEATRVAPGDGHTLYLELPADIDPRYALLMRYLD, from the coding sequence ATGCCCACCTTTGCCAAACCCGAACTGCTCTGCCCCGCCGGCACCCTCAAGGCCATGCGTTATGCCTTCGCCTATGGCGCCGATGCGGTGTATGCCGGCCAGCCGCGCTACAGCCTGCGCGTGCGCAACAACGAGTTCGACCACGCCAACCTGGCCATCGGCATCAATGAGGCCCATACCCAGGGCAAGCAGTTCTATGTGGTGGTCAATATTGCGCCGCATAACGCCAAGCTGAAGACCTTCCTCAAGGACCTGGAGCCGGTGGTGGCGATGGGGCCGGATGCGCTGATCATGTCCGATCCGGGGCTGATCATGCTGGTGCGCGAGCACTTCCCGCAGATGCCGATCCACCTGTCGGTGCAGGCCAATGCGGTGAACTGGGCCAGTGTGGAGTTCTGGCGCCGCCAGGGGCTGAGCCGGGTGATCCTCTCGCGCGAGCTGTCGCTGGAGGAGATCGGCGAGATCCGTCAGCAGGTGCCCGGCATGCAGCTGGAGGTGTTCGTCCACGGCGCGCTGTGCATGGCCTATTCCGGGCGCTGCCTGTTGTCCGGCTACATCAACAAGCGCGACCCCAACCAGGGCAGCTGCACCAATGCCTGCCGCTGGCAGTACCAGGCCCACGAGGGCGAGCAGAACGAGCTCGGCGAGATCGTGCGCCAGTGCAGCCCCGCCGCGCCAACCCTGGGGGAAGGCACGAGTACCGAACGGCTGTTCCTGCTCGAAGACAGCAGCCGCCCCGGCGAGCTGATGGAGGCCTTCGAGGACGAGCACGGCACCTACATCATGAACTCCAAGGACCTGCGCGCCGTGCAGCACGTCGAGCGCCTGGTGCAGCTGGGTGTGCATTCGCTGAAGATCGAGGGCCGCACCAAGAGCCACTACTATGTGGCGCGCACCGCCCAGGTGTACCGCCAAGCGATCGACGACGCGCTGGCCGGGCGACCGTTCGAGCGCGCCCTGATGGATGATCTGGAGTCGCTGGCCAACCGCGGCTACACCGAGGGTTTTCTGCGCCGCCACGTGCATGACGAGTACCAGAACTACCAGCGCGGCAACTCGTTCTCCGAGCGCCAGCAGTTCGTTGGCGAGCTGACCGGCGAGCGCCGCGGTGAGCGGGTCGAGGTCAAGGTGAAGAACCGCTTCAGCGTCGGTGATCGCCTGCAGCTGATGACGCCGCGCGGCAACCACAGCTTCACCCTGCAGGCGCTGTACACAGGCACTGGCGAGGCCACCCGCGTGGCGCCCGGCGACGGCCATACCCTTTATCTAGAGCTGCCGGCAGATATCGATCCGCGTTATGCCCTGTTGATGCGTTACCTCGACTAA
- a CDS encoding outer membrane protein — MKRALLLATLLAPLPTLAAGFEGGYVGLYSGYAWAEDEGTSYSQFNNQKTGWTQETNPMGAQIGVLGGYNWPLQHNWLVGVEADYEGRIDGADSDYQEFNGVTDTNYRNTSEIKSSGSLRGRLGYLPTPDLLLFATAGYAYASVEREWEDNQFLGRSESQTNGQAGWTVGAGAEYLLNDAFSARLEYRYADFGTQEGIDVDMWSEEYKQRLTEQSLRLGAAYHF, encoded by the coding sequence ATGAAACGCGCTCTGCTCCTGGCCACCCTGCTGGCCCCGTTACCCACCCTGGCTGCCGGTTTCGAAGGCGGCTACGTAGGCCTCTATAGCGGTTATGCCTGGGCCGAAGATGAAGGCACCAGCTACAGCCAGTTCAATAACCAGAAAACCGGCTGGACCCAGGAAACCAACCCCATGGGCGCGCAAATCGGCGTGCTGGGCGGCTACAACTGGCCCCTGCAGCACAACTGGCTGGTCGGTGTGGAAGCGGATTACGAAGGCCGCATCGATGGCGCCGACTCCGACTATCAAGAGTTCAATGGCGTCACCGACACCAACTATCGCAACACCAGCGAGATCAAGTCCTCCGGTTCCCTGCGCGGCCGCCTCGGCTACCTGCCCACCCCGGACCTCTTGCTGTTCGCCACGGCGGGCTATGCCTATGCCAGTGTCGAGCGCGAGTGGGAGGACAACCAGTTCCTCGGCCGCAGTGAATCCCAAACCAATGGCCAGGCTGGCTGGACCGTCGGTGCTGGTGCCGAATACCTGCTGAACGATGCCTTCTCTGCACGCCTCGAATACCGCTACGCGGATTTCGGTACGCAAGAGGGCATCGACGTCGACATGTGGAGCGAAGAATACAAGCAGCGCCTGACCGAGCAGAGCCTGCGCCTGGGCGCCGCCTACCACTTCTAA